A DNA window from Tenuifilaceae bacterium CYCD contains the following coding sequences:
- a CDS encoding tyrosine recombinase has protein sequence MENASAKIYLRDDFTRKDGTKPVYLRLTIGSKVRKYSLGVSAKEDNWDKKNSRVKRGDIKHLNKNLTIESNLKKAEDIIFQFKIERKAISFHEFETLYNVVGDKSTKSFIEFALKEIETDYSNKGSYDTYRTRKSAIKKVKDFANKDLNFEDITYDFLKKLDSYMIGQGNSQTSRVRILKTIKTFINRAITHGLAKENAVNSYKYKDKCGVREYLTAEEVKRLNELLGKPETESTIKRALIPFLFSCYTGIRYKDICNLRHKNILKVEGDGKIHTFIRFTMHKTKEVQEIPLNSKAVNLLPRKTFDEDRVFRVYTNQPQNRYLKDAAKLAEIKKRITFHCSRHTFATLLLGSSVPVETVSKLLGHQDLQTTLIYAKVLPESKINAVTLLDNL, from the coding sequence ATGGAAAACGCTTCAGCAAAAATTTACCTCCGCGATGATTTCACAAGAAAGGATGGAACGAAACCCGTTTACCTAAGGCTTACCATTGGTAGTAAGGTTAGAAAATATTCCTTGGGCGTTTCGGCAAAGGAGGATAACTGGGATAAAAAGAATTCCCGAGTTAAAAGGGGTGACATTAAACACCTCAATAAGAATCTTACCATTGAGAGTAATCTTAAAAAGGCCGAGGATATAATCTTTCAGTTTAAAATTGAGAGAAAGGCTATATCATTCCACGAATTCGAGACCCTTTACAATGTTGTTGGCGATAAAAGCACGAAATCTTTTATAGAATTTGCCCTAAAAGAAATTGAAACGGATTATTCCAATAAAGGATCGTACGATACGTATAGAACCCGAAAGTCGGCTATTAAAAAGGTTAAAGATTTTGCCAATAAAGATTTGAATTTTGAGGATATTACTTATGACTTCCTGAAAAAACTGGATAGTTATATGATTGGTCAGGGTAATAGCCAAACCTCCAGAGTTCGGATCCTTAAAACGATTAAAACATTTATCAATAGGGCAATTACTCATGGACTGGCAAAGGAAAATGCTGTAAACTCATATAAGTATAAGGATAAATGTGGTGTTCGAGAATATTTAACAGCAGAAGAAGTGAAAAGGTTAAATGAACTTCTAGGCAAACCTGAAACTGAGAGCACAATAAAAAGAGCATTGATACCTTTTCTTTTCTCTTGCTATACAGGAATAAGATATAAGGATATCTGCAACTTAAGGCATAAAAATATATTGAAGGTTGAGGGTGATGGCAAAATCCACACCTTTATAAGGTTTACTATGCATAAAACGAAAGAGGTTCAAGAAATACCATTAAACAGCAAAGCCGTAAATCTTCTCCCACGAAAAACATTTGACGAGGATAGAGTTTTTAGAGTTTACACCAATCAACCCCAGAACAGATATTTAAAGGATGCCGCTAAACTGGCCGAGATTAAGAAAAGAATAACCTTTCATTGTTCAAGGCATACATTTGCAACCTTACTTTTAGGTTCAAGTGTTCCTGTTGAGACTGTAAGCAAACTTTTGGGTCATCAAGACTTACAAACGACACTAATTTATGCTAAGGTTTTGCCTGAAAGTAAAATAAATGCAGTCACTTTACTTGATAATCTCTAG
- a CDS encoding addiction module antidote protein, HigA family: MSKVIIPHIATHPGEVLKDEIDAREMNYKDFAFQIGMQPTMLSEIMNGKRSVTADIAILLEKALDISAKYWMDLQSQFEIDEARIKEKNIVKLRSIEQWKLITELVPYKILTKLGYLVESVVDDIQTVKEIYNVSDVKELQVSFATYKLNSKFNFRKSSKLQVDDVNLFCWSNLVMWKARNEKVNEFRLDSIDNLIFELNQIFYQNRDVVNRTKDTLTKYGIKFVILEKLDKTPVDGFSFWSNENPAIGVSMRYRNIDNFAFTVLHELGHIVKHIVNDKSNQFIDVNEEKEKSSCQKEVEADEFSQNKLIPLNQWVEIKDEVPITKPRILSFSQKHRINPAIVRGRFCWELGRYNIHTDIEREIH, translated from the coding sequence ATGAGTAAAGTAATAATTCCACATATAGCAACTCACCCTGGAGAGGTTCTAAAAGATGAAATTGATGCTCGAGAAATGAACTATAAAGATTTTGCTTTTCAAATTGGGATGCAGCCAACAATGCTTAGTGAAATAATGAATGGTAAGCGATCGGTTACCGCCGATATTGCCATTTTACTCGAGAAGGCATTAGATATTTCTGCCAAGTACTGGATGGACTTACAATCCCAATTTGAAATTGATGAAGCAAGAATCAAAGAAAAAAATATTGTTAAGTTAAGGTCCATTGAACAATGGAAACTGATTACAGAGTTAGTACCCTATAAGATTTTAACAAAACTAGGTTACTTGGTCGAATCAGTTGTTGATGATATTCAAACTGTAAAGGAAATTTACAATGTTTCGGATGTAAAAGAGCTGCAAGTCAGTTTTGCAACATATAAGTTAAATTCAAAATTTAACTTTCGAAAATCAAGTAAGCTGCAGGTTGATGATGTTAATTTATTTTGCTGGAGCAATCTAGTAATGTGGAAAGCACGTAATGAGAAAGTAAATGAATTCAGATTAGATTCTATAGATAACCTCATTTTTGAACTCAATCAGATATTTTATCAGAATAGGGATGTGGTTAATAGAACTAAAGACACACTGACAAAGTATGGGATAAAGTTTGTAATTCTTGAAAAATTGGACAAAACACCCGTTGACGGTTTTTCTTTCTGGAGTAATGAAAATCCTGCTATTGGTGTATCGATGAGATATAGAAATATTGACAATTTCGCTTTCACGGTTTTGCATGAGTTAGGACATATAGTTAAGCATATTGTTAACGATAAATCCAACCAGTTTATTGATGTCAATGAAGAAAAGGAAAAATCTTCATGCCAAAAAGAAGTTGAAGCCGACGAATTCTCTCAAAACAAATTAATTCCATTAAATCAATGGGTAGAAATCAAAGACGAAGTACCAATAACTAAACCAAGAATTCTTTCGTTCTCTCAAAAGCACAGAATTAATCCAGCAATAGTGAGAGGAAGGTTTTGTTGGGAACTGGGTCGATACAATATACATACTGACATTGAAAGGGAAATACATTAA
- a CDS encoding PadR family transcriptional regulator, with the protein MEIENAKAQMRKGVLELCILSVLSRGDAYANDLITKLKEARMIVVEGTLYPLLTRQKNAGLLSYRWEESPQGPPRKYYSLTEQGRIYLDDLLGSWDELVKTVDTIRNNA; encoded by the coding sequence ATGGAAATAGAAAATGCAAAGGCACAAATGCGAAAGGGAGTTTTGGAGTTGTGCATACTATCGGTTTTGTCGCGGGGCGATGCTTACGCAAATGACTTAATCACAAAACTAAAAGAAGCAAGAATGATTGTGGTGGAAGGAACCCTGTACCCGCTCCTAACAAGGCAAAAAAACGCAGGATTACTCAGCTATCGCTGGGAGGAGTCTCCTCAAGGACCTCCCAGAAAATACTACTCGCTCACCGAGCAGGGTCGGATTTACCTCGATGACCTGCTTGGCAGCTGGGACGAATTGGTTAAAACCGTGGATACAATAAGAAATAACGCCTAA